The segment ATTAAAGTAAATAGCGGAATCATCAACGCGGCAAACGGTATCATCATGGTCAGCAGTAATGCGCCGTATACACGGTCGCGCACTTTACTTTTGTACACTTCGAAACCGTACCCTGCCATTGAAGAAATCAATAGCGTCACCAAGGTACTGATAATAGCGATTTTGCTGGTGTTCCAGAAGATAAGTCCCAGATCCACCTGCTCGCTCAAACGACTGATGTTGGCGAACAACTGGTCACCAAAGCTGAACTTGCCTTTGTTAATATCTGTTGCGGTATTGGTACTTGATACCACCATCCAGTAGAAAGGAAATAGCGATATCAAGGAAAACACGCTTAGGAATAGATACATCAATGCGCGGTTAAGTTTGTTCTTATCCATCTTTATTTATCCTTAGCGATCTTAAATTGCATAATCGCAAGCACTGCAGCAAAGAATACGATGACGTATGACACTGTCGCGGCATAACCGAAGTTTGGCACGAACTTAAACGATAAGTTGTAGATGTACATCGAAAGCGTCATGGTCTCATTCGCTGGACCACCAGCAGTAATGTTGACCACTTCATCAAACAGTTGCAGCGTACCAATCGTCGACATCACTGTAGTAAACAGAATCACGGGCTTAAGTAATGGCACAGTAATAAAGAAGAATTGCTTAGTTGGGCTAACCCCTTCCATACGCGCGGCTTCGTAGATGGACTTATCAATATTTTGCATCGCAGACAGGAAGAAAATCATGTTGTAACCCGTCCAGCGCCAAGTAATCGCAATAATAATCGTCACTTTTGCCCAGAAAGGATCAGACAACCAAGGGATTGGCTCACTGACAATGTGAGTCCACATCAAAAATGAGTTAATGATCCCTTCGTACGAAAACATACTCTTAAACAGAATCGAGTACGCCACTAGTGACGTAACACAAGGTAAGAAAATCGCAAGCCTAAACAAACTACGGAACTTCAGATTCGGAGCATTCAGGCATGAAGAAAGAATCAGTGAAAGCATAATCATCACTGGCACCTGAACCACGAGGAAAATGAAGGTGTTCTTCAGTGATTTAAGGAAAAATGGGTCGTTGAACAGACGCAGTACATTGTCAAAACCAACAAACTGCATCATAACGCCGCGTCCGGAATGCATCGACATCCAGAGTGAGCTCAAAATCGGGTAAATCATAAAGAGGCTGACGAGAACGACAGCAGGAAGAACAAACGACCAACCGTTAATATCGTAAAAGCGGTGAAAGCTTTTTTTGCTCTTTTTCTGTTTTTTACTGATGGCAGTAGAAGTATCCATAAGACAAACCAAGAAAGCATTGAAAACAAGGCACTTAGGCACCTAAAAAGGTGCCTAAGGAAGACAATTAACGTAGTTGGAACTCAAGTTGTTGTTGAACATCGCCCAACACTTTCTCGATAGGAGCACCCTGAACAATCGCAGGTAGCATAGAGCTTAACGCTGCATCAACCTCATAGGTGTAGATGCCGTAGTTCACTTCTGGGATCTGACCTAGCCAATCCGTGAAGTTCGCGTAAATTTTCTGACCACCAAAGAACTCATTGCTGTACTGATAAGCCGCTGACTGTCCAGAAGGCATATATGAACCAACGGCGCCACGCTCTTTAAGAATGGTTTCATAGAAAGGAACATTAGAGCCAAAGGTTGCGTTAAGGAACTTAATCGCTTCTTGCTTCTCTTTCGAAGAGTTTAGTACGTACCAGCTTGAACCACCTAAGTTCGATGCGTTTACCGCGCCAGCTTTTTGCAGACGAGGTGTCGCTGTCACAGCCCACTCACCCGCTTGGTCTTTACCTGCTTCAACCGATGGCGTAATCCAAACACCGGTAACAATAGAAGCCACTTGACCACGGTTTAACGAACCTACCCACTCAGACCAACCAATTGTTGGGCGAGAGACTTCTGGGCTCATCAACTCTTTAAATACATTTAGTGCTTCTTTTAGTGATTCGTTAGTAGTGATATTTAGCGAACCGTCTTTGTTGAAGTACCACTCACCACCAGACTGCATCATCACGCGCACTAGGCCAAGATCATCCGGGTTCATGCCCAGCATGGCAACGCCCGTTTTTGCTTTCACTTGCTTACCAATTTCGATGAAACGTTCCCAAGTAATGTTCTCTAGATCTTTCGCCGTAAAGCCTGCTTTCTCAAGCAAGTCTGTACGGTAGTACATACCAGTAACACCAGTGTCGAATGGTAAGCCGTATACTTCACCGTTCAGCGTCATAAGGTTTACTTTGTATGGTGCGAAGTTTTTGTAATCAACGTCTTTTGTCATCGGTGCAAAAGCACCTGGGTATGACTGAAGGTATTTTTGAGCGTTGTAATCTTCAATAAGAACCACGTCAGGAAGTGATGACGTAACGCCTGATGCAAGCATAGTGTGCAGTTTTTGCTCGAGGTCAGCCTTAGCAAAGTCCACCACATTGAACGTGGTTTCTGGGTGGTCTTTCATATAAACCTTCGCTGCTTCTTCCATAATCGCAACGTTAAAGTTTGGATCCCAAGCCCACACGGTAATTTCGTCGGCAAGTGCTGCATTACTGAAACACGCCAAACCAATCGAGGTTGCAAGCATATTTTTAAGCATTTTCTTATTCATAATCACATTCTCTTTTTTATGAGTAGGGTGCCATATCACTTCAACCAACCACTGATTTGCACGATGAAAACATTCCGTGTTCATCATTCATTAAAGCAATATGGAAACGTTTACAATTCAGGTTAACATTCACCATCATGAATAAGTAAGATCTAACCCTCATTTTCGTGATCGTCTAAGCATTAATTTCTAACACCGCAGCCACTCTGAGGCTTTCAACTTTACATTTCGCGCATTTACAGAAACGACAACCAACACGAGAACACAAGACAAGTGTATGTATTTATTACAAATATAAAACAGAAAGCAGCTAATTATTAGACGTTAATCCTAAAGCCACCTTAATCTAGGTGGCTTCGGCGTTAAGTATCTGAAAGGTTAAAAAACGGAGGGTATAAAATGAACAAATTGAAAATAAAAACACTGTAAACGCATCCAATCTCTCATATGAAAAAGAGAATTTTTATTAAATCAGTGGTATAGCACTATTAAATCAATGGAATACCAATTGCTTTTACAGAGAAAAAGACTTTGCCAGCAAACTTGCTGATTTGAATATGAGTAATGCTCTGATTATCGATAGAGAGAGAGGTGTATAGCAGAGGATTTTGCCAGTCAACCCCAAGCACATGAGCAAGAATGAAGCGAATAGGACCACCGTGAGAGACGATCAGCGTATCTTGCTCGCAATGCTGAACAATCTGTTCCCAAGCTTCGGTGACACGCTCATACCCCACTTGCAATGGCTCCGCGTTAGGTAAAGTGTTTTGCGCAGGATTCGCCCAGAACTGCTCTAGCTTTTTCCACTCATGAGTTAAGTCATCGAAAGGTACGCCATCAAAATCACCAAAGCTCTGCTCTTTTAAACGTGGTTCGATCACCAGCTTAAGTGTCGGATTAAGTCCTGTGACGAGCTCTGCCACTCTTTGACATCGAATCAAAGGCGAAGCATAAACTTTGCTAAACGAATATTGTTCTAAAACACGATGAGCGATAGCGTTCTGAATTGATTCATCAACTACCACATCTTTATGACCATTCAGCGCGGATTTGCCTTTGGTTTTCCCATGCCTCAAGAGGTAAAGGTTAAACTGGTTTTGGCTTAAACTCATTATTCCCCCTTCAGAGTCATTGGCATTCCTGCGACGACAAAATCGACTTTCTCAGCGATTTTTGCCACCGCTTGATTCATCCATCCGCTATGGTCGACATACAATCTGGTTAATGTGCCCATAGGTACAACGCCCAACCCTACTTCCGTTGAAACACAAAGTATAGTGGCTTGAGTTTCGGCCAACGCGTGAGTGAGTTCATTCAATTTCAGCTTTATTTGTTCACTGTTCGCGTTATCCCCTAAATAGTGAATCACATTGTTCAGCCAAACCGTCAGACAATCTACCAGCACCACATCGTGCGCTTCAAACTTGGACAGCAATTGTGCTAACTCTACAGGGCATTCATGATTGTTCCACATTTCATCTCTGCGAGATTGATGTAATGAAATACGCTCTTTCATTTCTTGGTCGAAAGGCTCGGTGGTTGCAACATAGTGGAGTTGTGTTTGAGGGTGGCTGCGTTTGCCTTCTTCTAACAATCTTATTGCTTGCTGCTCTGCATAAGCCGATTTCCCACTGCGAGCGCCCCCTAAATACAACCTTACTGCCATGTTGTGTTCTCCACTATTTCTGATTCGATGAATTAAGCCACATATTTGCTATGAAGCACAGTGAGTTATCGCACTTTATAACGAATTGATTTGCCAGCCCCTTCACACCATCTTCTCACTTATCAACCGTGAACTTTATGAACAAAATCGACACAATAGACAATATTATTTTTATCTCGTCTTTACAGACTTATCGTTAACACACTCATAACATTTCACTACCCGTTAAGCACTTTATGCCCTATATGCGGGAAACATAACTATAAGCGTCATTCTGACTGGATGATGCGGAAACATAAGGAACGTGAAAATGTTAAAACATATCAAACCAACCCTTACTGCGTCGCTTCTTGCGGCTATGTTCTCACTACCTAGCATGGCAGCAGAGCTAGAGAAAATTCACTTTTTAATTCCTGGTGGCGCTGGCGGTGGTTGGGATATGACGGCTCGTGGTACTGGTGACGTATTAATGAAAACTCACCTAATCGAAAGTGTTTCTTACCAAAACCTTTCTGGTGGCGGCGGTGGTAAAGCTATTGCGCACCTTATTGAAACTGCCGATCGTCAAGAAGACACCTTGATGGTGAACTCTACTCCTATCGTTGTTCGCTCCCTTTCTGGTGTATTCCCTCAATCATTTCGTGATTTAACACCCGTTGCAGCAACAGTAGCGGATTACGGCGCACTGGTTGTATCTGGAGATTCCAAATACAACTCTTGGGAAGACGTCGTTGCTGATTTCAAAAACGACCCTAAAAACGTGAAAATCGCTGGCGGCTCAGCACGTGGCAGTATGGACCACTTGGTTGCAGCGGCGGCGTTTAAAGGTCAAGGCCTAGACCCGAAAGCAGTACGTTATGTAGCGTATGATGCTGGCGGTAAAGCTATGGCAGCACTGCTTTCTGGTGAAACTCAACTGCTATCTACTGGTTTAGGTGAAGTGCTGGAGATGTCTCGCAATGGTCAGGTAAAAGTTCTGGCTATTACTGCACCTAAACGCCTTGAGTCGGCGCCTGATATTCCAACTCTGGGTGACTACAATAACCCAACCGTATTTGCTAACTGGCGTGGTTTCTTCGCAGCTCCGGGTGTAAGCCAAGAGAAAGTAGATGAATGGAATGCGGCACTAAGCAAAATGTACACTACGGACGAGTGGAAAGTGGTTCGTGACCGTAACGGGTGGATCGACACTTACAAAGCGGATAAAGAGTTCTTTGCATTCTTGGAAGATCAAGAAAAGCAAATGGGTGACCTAATGCGCGAACTCGGCTTCCTGAAATAATCTCTCCCTTGGGGCAACTCATCCTTGCCCCAAATTTTCCCCGTAATTGAGTGTGCTTATAACTCCTTTGTTTATTGGTTGGAAATTCGACTAGCAGCGAATGACTTACTTTTGGTTAATGATGTTCATTACCTTGCTCAATTACGGTTCTTTTTTCCTAGATTAACTACTACGTAAAACATGGAGTTGGATATGTCGGAGTCGCCAACGAATTTATTCAGCAAAGAGAACTTATTGTGCCGCGATCGAGTAGGCGCGATGGTTTTTCTGGTGCTGTGCCTTTGTTATGGGTATCAAACCTCTCAGATCCCTATGTTTCCCGGCGATGAATATGAACCCTTCAACGCCAGAACCCTACCAACAATCCTGACCTATATCGGTGTTGGATTATCGCTTCTTCTGCTGATAGCGGGCCAACCTGACAAGAAAAGCGGCGCGGTATTGGATTTCAACTGGAAACTTCTGATTGGCTTTCTAGTGCTAATGACGCTTTACGGCGTTGGTTTAACCTATTTAGGCTTTGTGCTGGCAACAGGATTGTTCCTTTTGGCCGGTTTCTACTTACTGGGCGAGCGTCGTAAGTCTGTGCTGTTTGGCGCATCGTTCCCGTTTGTTGTCGCTTTCTATTTGTTATTAACCAAAGGGCTGGATGTTTATCTAGAGCCCGGTCTTATTTTCACGATTTGGTAGGAACGGATTATGTTAGACGGAATTTTACAAGGACTCTCTACCGCCGTAATGCCATTTAATTTATTGATGGTTATCGTCGGGTGTTTTGTCGGTACCTTCATTGGTATGTTGCCGGGTTTAGGACCAATTTCAGCTATAGCGTTGATGATCCCTATTACCTATGGTTTAGACCCTTCTTCAGGCCTGATTTTAATGGCGGGTGTCTACTACGGTGCGATTTTCGGTGGTTCAACATCGTCGATTTTGATCAACGCGCCGGGTTGTTCTGCAACTGTGGTTACCGCTTTTGATGGCTACCCAATGGCGCAAAAAGGACAAGCAGGTAAAGCGCTTGCTCTGGCAGCTTATGCTTCGTTCACTGGCGGTACTTTATCAGCCATCATGTTGCTGGTTGCAGCACCTGCATTGGCAAAAGTCTCGCTCAGCTTCCAGTCTTCTGATTACTTTGCACTAATGATGATGGGGCTTTCTGCCGTGGCTGCGTTTGCCGGCAAAGGGCAAGTCCTTAAAGCGTGGATGATGACCATTCTTGGTTTGATGCTATCAACCGTGGGTATCGATAAAGGTATTGGTGTTGAACGCTTTACTTTTGGTTTAACCGATTTAATGGATGGTTTTAGCTTCCTACTATTGGCAATGGCTACGTTCGCGCTGGGTGAAACCTTAATGGGCATTTTAAAGCCCGAGCTGGATACACGAAATGAAGAGAGCAATAAGCTAAGCAACATCGGCAGTATGAAAGTCACTAAAGAAGAAGTGCGTGAAGCTGCGCCTGTGGCACTGCGTTCATCACTCCTCGGCTTCTTTACTGGTGTTTTACCGGGTGCGGGTGCAACCATTGCAGCCTTCCTTAGCTACGGTATGGAACGTAACCTTGCACCAAAGAACAAACGTGAAGAGTTTGGTAAAGGTTCATTACGCGGGCTGGTTGCTCCAGAATCGGCAAATAACGCGGCTTCAAGCGGTTCGTTTGTTCCGCTACTTACACTGGGTATCCCAGGCTCAGGCACGACAGCGATTATGCTTGGCGCGTTGATCGCTTACGGCATTCAACCGGGTCCAAGACTGTTTGTTGAGCATCCAGATGTGTTCTGGTCAGTGATTATTTCTATGTATGTCGGCAATATTGTTCTACTTGTTTTGAACTTGCCGCTGATCCCTTACATTTCGAAGTTACTGGCAGTACCAAGAACCGTGCTTCTGCCTATGATTTTGTTCTTCTCAATCACAGGGGTTTACTTAGTTTCATTTAACACTATGGACGTGTTCATTATGATTCTAATCGCTATGGGTGCTATTGCTTTACGTCTTGCTAACTTCCCGTTGGCTCCCCTACTACTTGGGTTTATCTTAGGTGGTTTGATGGAAGAGAACTTACGCCGCGCGTTAATGATCTCAGATGGTGAAATCAGCTTCTTGTGGGAACGTCCCATTACACTGGCATTTACTGTTATTTCAGTAATAGTGCTCACTAGCCCAATCGTGGTGGCAATTGCGCAGCGATTCCGTCGACCACAAACAGCCAAAGTCTCATAACCAGTTTTTGTATTTACCTCTTAAAGCCTAGTGATATCACTAGGCTTTTTTGTGTCTGGAAAAATTAACTTAAGGATGAGTTTTCGATTTTTTGTCGACATAAATTTCACGCTTGTACTCGTAGTATCTGCGCTATAGATACAAATACTCTCAGAGGTACAAACCGTGAAGCCAGGTAGAACAGGTATTCAACGCGTAATTTTCGCAACAGGCTATTCATTGAAAGGTCTTCAAGCTGCATGGATCAACGAAGCCGCTTTCCGTCAGGAATTAGTAGCTTCCGCACTGCTCACCATCAGTCTGTTTTTTCTCCCTGTCACTAATCTAGAACGCATCGCTATGGTGGGTTCTTTAACACTGGTTTTACTTGCAGAACTCCTCAACTCAGCGATAGAAGCTGTGGTTGACCGCATTGGTAGTGAAAAACACGAACTCAGCGGGCGCGCCAAGGATATTGGCTCGGCTGCGGTGTTTGTTGCTTTGGCATTTGCTGCTTTTACTTGGCTAATTATTTTGGTGTAACACGATGAAACTGACTAAACCAAACATCTCATTTTCTTATGCTGGTATCACCTTAGTACTTGCCACCTTTTTCGCTCTGGTCATGAATCTACCGGTGTACTCCGCGCTGGTCGGTATTTTCGGTAAGCTAGATAGCGTAAAAATTGGCTTCATCATCTCTTTGCCATTTTTCTTCGCTGCCGCGTTGAACTTTTTGTTCAACCTATTTAGCTGGCCGTATATTACTAAACCTTTCTTCATCACATTAATCATTGTCTCTAGCTTTGTAAGCTACGCGAGCTATAACTACGGTACGCTGTTTGATACAGAGATGATTAACAATATTGTTGAAACCGATACCAGCGAAGCCGGCTCTTACTTAAGTCTTTATTCTCTCGTTTGGGTTGCGCTGCTCGGCTTCCTTCCAGCAACATTGCTAGCATTTACCAAAATCAACAAGCCACACTCATGGATCAACTTCACCTTAAGAAAGCTTGGCTCCATGATGGCCTCTTTGGTGGTCATTGGTGTGATTGCCATTATGTACTATCAAGATTATGCGTCAGTGGGTCGCAACAATAGCTACTTGAAAAAACTGATTATTCCAACTCAGTTCGTTTACAGCACAACTAAGTTTGTTCAACAGAAATACTTCTCTACACCCATCGTATATAAAGAGCTTGGTCTAGATGCCAAACAATCGCCAGAAGCACTGGCCGCTGCGAAGTCCAAACCGACACTGTTTGTCTTCTTGTTGGGTGAAACCGCTCGTTCATACAACTATGAGCTAAATGGTTATGATCGCCCGACTAACCCTTACACTCGTGACTTAAACGTAATTTCGTTTAAGGATGTAAGCTCATGTGGTACTGCCACTGCGGTTTCAGTACCTTGTATGTTCTCAGCGATGGACAAAGGCAGCTTCAGTCGTGATGTTGCCGACAACCAAGACAACGTTCTGGACATTCTTAGCCACGCAGGCGTAGACGTCGCTTGGCAAGAAAACGATGGTGGCGACAAAGAAGTTGCTAAACGCATTAAGAAAACCGAAATTAACCGCAAGCGTGTTGATGATATGTGTAACGGAGAAACCTGTTATGACATGGCGATGCTGGAAAACTTCGACCAAAAAGTGGATGAGTTAAAAGGCAACCGCATGATGGTGATGCATCTTATTGGTAGCCATGGCCCCACTTACTTCCAACGCTATCCAAAAGAGATGGGAGCATTTCAACCGGATTGCCCTCGTAGCGATATCGAAAACTGCAGTGTCGATCAGATCGTCAATACGTACGACAACACCATCGCTTATACCGATTACGTAGTAGCGCAAACCATCGATAAGTTGAAGGCACTGCAAGACAAATACAACACCGCTCTGGTTTATATCTCTGACCATGGTGAGTCCTTGGGTGAAAACGGTATGTTCTTACATGGTATGCCTTACGGCCTAGCACCGAATAACCAAACCCATGTGCCGCTTATTGTTTGGCTGTCTGATGGCTTTAAACAAGAGAAGCATCTAAAAACAGATTGTTTGAAGAAAAACGCAACAAGCCATCAGTACTCACAAGATAACGTGTTCCATTCGTTGCTTGGCATCATGGACGTGAGCACTAGCGCCTACAACCCTGATATGGATTTATTCGCTAGCTGTCGTTCTTGATTGATAAATGATGTTTATCACTGTGTTATCTTTGCGCCCTTCAACGGGCGCTTTTTTGCTTATATTTTTTACTCATAGCCTCGTTTGAACACAATTCGGTAATTCAGTAGAATCGCCACACATTCAAATAACGAGCATAAGCCTGTGGCAAAACATACACCTGTGATAGAAATGACTTCCTATGGTATCTATTCCCATTGGGATGCCAAAGCCAAAGAACTGCCGAAGATTAAAGAGTTCACTCAGGTGATTACCGCAGAGGAAGACATTGAATTTGGTTTTATCGTCAATATTAAAAAAGCCAAAGGTCAACTTCTTCAGTTTTGTATCCATCATCCCGGCATCATCAACAAGAAAGGACAAGTTCTGGCACCATTTGATGGTGAAGTGTATGTTCGAAGTAATGATTGGAACTTCTATCTTGGCGACACGATTCAAGTGCTCAGCCCGATTAACGGACTAGAGAGCAACTTCGGCGAATGGCGCATGACGTTAGAAATGGAAGGTAAAACCATTGCCGAGAAGTCATTTAAAGTTGTTGCCCGCGATGAAGGGCAGTTCTGGAAAAAGCGAGGATTTTAACCTCGCTTTCAGATACACACCATTTGCAAAGTGGTTAAGTGCTGCTATATCAAAACTACGTTTTTGGTAGAACAGTTAGGATAAGTAACCCGTAAATAACGTTATTCCAAAGAAGATCAGCACCAATCCAGCCACTCTTTCTATAATGTGTATCACCGCTTTGAGTTGCATCTGAATGCGTGGACGCCCAATCGCAGATGCGATAAATAGATCCCAGAGTAAAACCGCAAAAAACATCCATACTCCGCAAGAGACTTGCTGAATCAAGGTGACTTCACTTCCCAGAATAACGGTCATTAAGCTCATGTAAAACAGAGCATTCTTTGGGTTGAGCAATGCTGAATTCAAACCAAGGAACAGCTGATTAATAGCCGATGGAGCTTTCTCCTGTTCGTGTTCAGCCTCGACTAATGTCTCTGTTTTTTGACTTCTCAGTAACCGTTGCCCTATCCACAAAAGATAGATAGCCCCCAAAATTTCCACAAAAGAAAAAACGAGCTGATTGTCCCGAATGTTGGTCCAGCCCAGTATGGCTAATGCGATGTAAAGTGCGTTTCCTAGCGCGACGCCAAGGCAGATAAATCGACTACCTTGCAATCTATGACGAATTGAGTGACCAACTATTAAGAAAAAGTCCTGTCCTGGGCTTAAAAGTGCAACAAAGTGAGCCAGTGCCAATGCAGGAAAAGCAACGGGGAAAAGAGTTGAAAGTGACATGAATATTTACCTATAGCCAAAACTGTCGTCAGACTATAGGTTTTCCAAGTTAACAATTATTGTCGAAAATTGACGTTACTTGCTGATATTGACGTGGTGTTGAGGCGGTATAGTTAACGAATGTGCGATGCAACTGACTTTGGTCTGAGAAACCGACTTCTGCCGCAACATCAACAATGTTCATCCCCGACTTAAGTAAGATCTTCGCTTTTTCGATACGACTGTTGTTTAAAAATGACTTGGGCGTAATACCAAGCTGCTTTTTGAATAGCCTAATGAGAGTCTCTTTTGGTCTACCGAATTCCTGAGAAACAACCTCAAGTGATGGCGCGCAAGCTAAGTCCTGCAACAGTCGATTTCGCAACTGTCCTACCAACTCACTTTCATCGTCGTTGTGCGTTTGTGGCACACAGTAACGGCTCACCAAATTCAATAAGCGACTCTCAACTTCAGTCACCACACTCTGAGATGGCTGATCCAACAATTTGAAAATTAAACCGGATAAGTTGTCATCGCCTTCGATTGCAGTGTGCAGTTTTTGCTCACAATAATATCTTGTGACCTCGTACCCGTAGATATTCGACAACACCTCACAACACCAGCCATCATCCAGATATAACATATGGTAGCTGCGAGGCTTATTCCCTACGGGATTACAGGCATGAACAATGTTAGGTTCTATCAGAATAATGTCCCCCTTTTTGAGGACAATATTTCC is part of the Vibrio diazotrophicus genome and harbors:
- a CDS encoding AraC family transcriptional regulator, whose protein sequence is MAETVRDVNQRFWKNKDIPYLTFRTTCNSTQSYKVHSHCELSIGIIESGETRLSLPNGNIVLKKGDIILIEPNIVHACNPVGNKPRSYHMLYLDDGWCCEVLSNIYGYEVTRYYCEQKLHTAIEGDDNLSGLIFKLLDQPSQSVVTEVESRLLNLVSRYCVPQTHNDDESELVGQLRNRLLQDLACAPSLEVVSQEFGRPKETLIRLFKKQLGITPKSFLNNSRIEKAKILLKSGMNIVDVAAEVGFSDQSQLHRTFVNYTASTPRQYQQVTSIFDNNC